A single Macaca mulatta isolate MMU2019108-1 chromosome 11, T2T-MMU8v2.0, whole genome shotgun sequence DNA region contains:
- the BCL2L14 gene encoding apoptosis facilitator Bcl-2-like protein 14, which produces MCSTSACDLEEIPLDDDDLNTIEFKILAYYARHHVFKSTPALFSPKLLRTRSLSQRGLGNWSANESWTQVSWPCRNSQSSEKAINLGKKKSSWKALFGVVEKEDSQSSPAKISAQGQRTLEYQGSHSQQWSRSLSSVEQCLEHEAVDPKVVSIANRVAEIVYSWPPPQETQAGGFKSKETIVRQGGSSQLKDRLPIASSSKKDEEEQIIAKIVELLKYSGDQLERKLKKDKALMGHFQDGLSYSVFKTITDQVLMGVDTRGESEVKAQGFKAALAIDVMAKLTAVDNHPMNRVLGFGTKYLKENFSPWIQQHGGWEKILGISHEEVD; this is translated from the exons ATGTGTAGCACCAGTGCGTGTGACCTGGAAGAAATCCCCCTAGATGATGATGACCTAAACACCATAGAATTCAAAATCCTCGCCTACTATGCCAGACACCATGTCTTCAAGAGCACCCCCGCTCTCTTCTCGCCAAAGCTGCTGAGAACAAGAAGTTTGTCGCAGAGGGGCCTGGGGAATTGGTCAGCAAATGAGTCATGGACACAGGTGTCATGGCCTTGCAGAAATTCCCAATCCAGTGAGAAGGCCATCAACCTTGGCAAGAAAAAGTCTTCTTGGAAAGCACTCTTTGGAGTAGTGGAGAAGGAAGATTCGCAGAGCTCGCCTGCCAAGATCTCTGCTCAGGGTCAAAGGACATTGGAATACCAAGGTTCGCACAGCCAGCAGTGGTCCAGGTCTCTTTCCAGCGTGGAGCAGTGCTTGGAGCATGAAG CTGTGGACCCCAAAGTCGTTTCCATTGCCAACCGAGTGGCTGAAATTGTTTATTCGTGGCCACCACCACAAGAGACCCAGGCAGGAGGCTTCAAGTCCAAAGAGACTATCGTACGTCAGGGTGGCTCCTCCCAGCTCAAAGACCGCCTGCCTATAGCTTCAAGTTCTAAGAAAG ATGAAGAAGAACAAATAATAGCCAAAATTGTTGAGCTGCTGAAATATTCAGGGGATCAGTTGGAAAGAAAG CTGAAGAAAGATAAGGCTTTGATGGGCCACTTCCAGGATGGGCTGTCCTACTCTGTTTTCAAGACCATCACAGACCAGGTCCTAATGGGTGTGGACACCAGGGGAGAATCAGAGGTCAAAGCTCAGGGCTTTAAGGCTGCCCTTGCAATAGACGTCATGGCCAAGCTCACAGCTGTTGACAACCATCCGATGAACAGGGTGCTGGGCTTTGGCACCAAGTACCTGAAAGAGAACTTCTCACCATGGATCCAGCAGCACGGTGGATGG GAAAAAATACTTGGGATATCACATGAAGAAGTAGACTGA